One Methylosarcina fibrata AML-C10 DNA segment encodes these proteins:
- a CDS encoding sigma-70 family RNA polymerase sigma factor, which translates to MPVNIFESEVKNKMISNFQTARELITEKTRLTEALSRFPVSALYLLFKYEQQYDNTETETDEESAWLPESVPALTEIKRYYLQAVQEAAGSGSDSAESRRRLSEALRRFPFSFHDLTGLVDVILTFDELRRVRGGAVCPGGPADSSRLLKRREQMKRRTGAVDGRFFDLLKCSLDDSLNESFLFLQKEEREQILPVVIDSEHEWLSTRNKLATANSRLVLFIANQYKGGFLDFDDLVQEGQTGLLRAVDRYNYELGYKFSTYAGYWIRQAMSRALSRCERVVRIPCGQLEIINKVFRAREQFIFQRGMEPSLQELADFTGLTGEEIHTVLTISQSSVSLEDSDEDEENSFSPVDFLEQQTFAPPFGDIAQSDLEKLIRKAIKLLNPREAMVICGHFGIHFGREMTLKEIGKELNLTRERVRQIQVAALNKMKLFYGEQLTACL; encoded by the coding sequence ATGCCTGTCAATATCTTCGAAAGTGAGGTCAAGAATAAAATGATCAGTAATTTTCAAACGGCTCGGGAATTGATCACCGAGAAAACCAGGCTGACGGAGGCTTTGTCCCGATTCCCCGTGTCCGCATTATACTTGTTGTTCAAATATGAACAACAATATGACAACACGGAGACAGAAACAGACGAAGAATCCGCGTGGTTGCCCGAGTCGGTCCCGGCTCTGACCGAGATAAAAAGATACTATTTGCAGGCCGTCCAGGAGGCGGCCGGCAGCGGTTCGGATTCCGCCGAAAGCCGGCGTCGCCTGTCCGAAGCCCTGAGACGCTTTCCGTTTTCTTTTCATGATTTGACCGGCTTGGTCGATGTGATCCTGACTTTCGATGAGTTGAGAAGAGTTCGTGGCGGCGCAGTCTGTCCCGGCGGGCCTGCCGATTCCAGCCGCCTGCTGAAACGCAGGGAACAGATGAAGCGGCGAACCGGTGCGGTCGACGGGCGCTTTTTCGATCTGTTGAAATGCTCCTTGGATGATTCGTTAAACGAATCGTTTCTGTTTTTGCAGAAGGAGGAAAGAGAGCAAATTTTGCCGGTCGTCATCGATTCGGAACATGAATGGTTATCTACCAGGAACAAGCTCGCTACGGCCAATTCTCGTCTGGTGTTATTCATTGCCAACCAATATAAAGGCGGATTTCTGGATTTTGACGATCTGGTTCAGGAAGGTCAGACAGGATTGCTCAGGGCGGTCGACCGTTACAATTATGAATTGGGATACAAGTTTTCCACCTACGCCGGGTATTGGATCAGGCAGGCCATGTCCAGAGCGTTGTCCCGCTGCGAGCGGGTGGTCAGAATACCCTGCGGCCAGTTGGAAATCATCAATAAAGTTTTTCGCGCCAGAGAGCAGTTTATTTTCCAACGAGGCATGGAGCCTTCCCTACAGGAACTGGCGGACTTTACTGGCTTGACCGGGGAGGAAATCCACACGGTTTTGACGATCTCGCAGTCTTCCGTTTCGCTGGAGGATTCGGACGAAGATGAAGAAAACAGTTTTTCCCCGGTCGATTTTCTGGAACAGCAGACATTTGCCCCCCCATTCGGCGATATCGCTCAGTCGGATCTTGAAAAATTGATAAGAAAGGCTATTAAATTATTGAATCCTCGCGAAGCCATGGTGATCTGCGGCCATTTCGGGATTCATTTCGGTCGGGAAATGACTTTGAAGGAAATCGGCAAGGAACTGAATCTGACCCGTGAACGGGTCAGACAAATCCAGGTAGCCGCCCTTAATAAAATGAAACTGTTTTATGGGGAGCAACTGACGGCTTGTTTATGA
- a CDS encoding MFS transporter → MDSAPRRLHYAWIVLAVTFVCLFFSAALRSLPGILMLALEHEFGWSRDAISGAVALNLLLFGISGPWLGRGMDLYGPKRVCIVSVALLAVAAGACAMIRELWQWYLLWGVIAGIGSGGTSIVVGSALVNRWFTERRGLALGVLGAAFSSGQLVFTPLLMQINMDFGWRPTFLLLAGLLGLLVLPLSAYWLADEPIRKGCPPYGHAGSEIKPVPADPDPMRKAIRQSRFWLLAGSFGICGFTTSGLFQTHLIPHGIEHGFTEMTMAVSLGLMGATDIFGTILSGWLCDRFDKGRLLTIYYGLRGLSLMGLLFVDSIEQMLLFSMVYGLNWLSTVPATSALTADLFGKNNVGVVFGWICCAHQIGAALASYSAGYVHSIQGSYRLAFLCASLFALLAVLMVVKIRK, encoded by the coding sequence ATGGACTCCGCACCACGGAGGTTGCATTATGCCTGGATCGTGTTGGCGGTGACCTTTGTGTGCCTGTTTTTTTCCGCCGCACTCCGGTCGTTGCCCGGGATTCTGATGCTGGCGCTGGAACACGAGTTCGGCTGGAGCCGGGACGCCATCAGCGGCGCCGTGGCGTTAAATCTGTTGCTTTTCGGAATTTCCGGTCCATGGCTGGGGCGCGGGATGGATCTTTATGGTCCCAAGCGCGTCTGTATCGTCAGTGTTGCGCTGCTGGCCGTCGCGGCCGGTGCTTGTGCGATGATCAGAGAACTTTGGCAGTGGTATCTCTTGTGGGGAGTCATCGCCGGCATCGGGTCCGGAGGGACGTCGATCGTTGTCGGTTCGGCCCTGGTCAACCGCTGGTTTACGGAGCGGCGAGGGCTGGCGCTCGGGGTACTCGGGGCCGCGTTCTCATCCGGTCAACTGGTTTTTACTCCCTTGCTGATGCAGATCAACATGGACTTCGGTTGGAGGCCGACTTTTCTGCTATTGGCTGGACTGTTAGGATTGCTGGTGTTGCCGCTCTCGGCCTATTGGCTCGCTGACGAACCTATCCGGAAAGGGTGTCCTCCGTACGGTCATGCCGGCAGCGAGATCAAACCGGTGCCGGCCGATCCCGATCCGATGCGTAAAGCGATACGCCAATCCCGGTTTTGGCTGTTGGCGGGCAGTTTCGGCATTTGCGGCTTCACGACGTCCGGTCTGTTCCAGACCCATCTGATTCCACACGGTATCGAGCATGGCTTTACCGAAATGACGATGGCGGTATCGCTGGGATTGATGGGAGCAACCGACATTTTCGGCACCATTTTATCCGGCTGGCTGTGCGATCGTTTTGACAAAGGCCGATTGTTGACCATTTATTATGGTTTGCGAGGTCTGTCGCTGATGGGGCTACTTTTCGTGGACTCTATTGAACAAATGCTCTTGTTCTCGATGGTTTATGGTTTGAACTGGCTCTCCACGGTGCCCGCCACTTCGGCCCTGACCGCCGATTTGTTCGGCAAAAATAACGTCGGTGTCGTATTCGGTTGGATCTGCTGTGCCCATCAGATTGGGGCAGCATTAGCTTCCTACTCGGCGGGTTATGTCCACAGTATTCAGGGAAGCTACCGTTTGGCTTTTCTCTGCGCAAGCTTGTTTGCCTTATTAGCGGTTCTCATGGTTGTTAAAATCCGCAAATAA
- the amoC gene encoding bacterial ammonia monooxygenase, subunit AmoC yields MATTSENMPAVTHTGNRLPWYLQDLPRYLKTFGALTVMYIGLRLYQGAFAVSAGLDSTEPAFERYWMRLFYIELAVIAVVMTGLWAYLWFTRDRQLDKLSPKEEIRRYFTLTMWISIYTFAVYWAGSYFAEQDNSWHQVAIRDTPFTANHIIEFYFNFPLYVILGGCAWLYARTRLPLYAKGISLPLTLAVFGPFMILVSVGFNEWGHTFWFREEFFAAPIHWGFVIGVWFALGVGGILLQGVTRLIELLDKIEDAD; encoded by the coding sequence ATGGCTACCACATCAGAAAATATGCCCGCCGTCACGCACACCGGCAATCGGCTGCCCTGGTATTTGCAGGATTTGCCGAGATACCTGAAAACCTTCGGCGCACTGACCGTTATGTATATCGGCTTGCGTCTGTATCAGGGCGCTTTTGCGGTCTCGGCGGGGCTCGATTCGACCGAACCGGCGTTTGAGCGGTACTGGATGCGCTTGTTTTATATTGAGCTCGCGGTGATCGCCGTGGTAATGACCGGCCTCTGGGCCTATTTATGGTTCACTCGCGACCGGCAGTTGGACAAGCTGTCGCCGAAGGAAGAGATTCGCCGCTATTTCACGCTGACGATGTGGATCAGCATTTATACGTTCGCGGTGTATTGGGCCGGCAGTTATTTTGCCGAACAGGACAATTCCTGGCATCAGGTCGCGATTCGAGATACGCCGTTCACGGCCAACCACATCATCGAGTTTTACTTTAATTTTCCGCTGTACGTGATTCTGGGTGGCTGCGCTTGGTTGTACGCCAGAACCCGGCTGCCGCTGTACGCCAAAGGCATCTCGCTGCCGTTGACCCTGGCCGTGTTCGGTCCGTTCATGATCCTGGTCAGCGTCGGTTTCAACGAATGGGGACACACCTTCTGGTTTCGCGAAGAATTCTTCGCCGCGCCGATTCACTGGGGCTTCGTGATCGGGGTCTGGTTTGCCTTGGGCGTGGGCGGGATTTTGCTCCAGGGGGTTACAAGGTTGATCGAATTGCTCGATAAGATCGAAGATGCGGACTGA
- the amoB gene encoding bacterial ammonia monooxygenase, subunit AmoB — protein MPKGKLGFVPQPSLRYWPVSVPKPEATFLNVSTPGPVLIRTERWLNGKPWVNSVTLQPGGDYEFKIVLKGRLPGRYHIHPFFNLKDAGQVMGPGAWLDISGTAGDFSNDVRTLNGDIVDMESVGLFNGIGWHLFWGVLATGWLLWWVRRPLFISRYRMLQAGMEEELVTSTDRLIAKAVLVAVPVAVLAINAVTIHRYPNAIPLQASLDRILPLPALVNAGQVDAEAVKAEYVVAKRAMIFTVRIDNRSDKPVQLGEFNTANAGFTNTELPAVSSRSSSIDAVLKLDDNTPIRPGEARTVTVTAQDALWETEKLDGLINDADSRVGGLLFLYASEGGERFISSVSAAVIPKF, from the coding sequence TTGCCAAAGGGAAAGCTGGGTTTCGTACCTCAACCCAGCCTACGGTACTGGCCGGTCAGCGTGCCGAAGCCGGAAGCGACCTTTCTGAATGTGTCGACACCGGGACCGGTGCTTATCCGTACCGAGCGTTGGCTGAACGGCAAGCCGTGGGTCAACTCGGTCACGCTACAGCCGGGCGGCGATTATGAATTCAAAATCGTGCTGAAAGGCCGTTTGCCGGGACGCTATCACATTCATCCGTTCTTCAACCTGAAGGATGCGGGTCAGGTGATGGGGCCGGGCGCCTGGCTTGATATTTCCGGAACGGCCGGCGATTTCAGCAACGACGTCAGAACGCTGAACGGCGACATCGTCGACATGGAAAGCGTCGGTCTCTTCAATGGCATCGGGTGGCACCTGTTTTGGGGCGTACTGGCGACGGGCTGGCTGCTCTGGTGGGTGCGCCGGCCGCTGTTCATTTCGCGCTACCGGATGCTGCAGGCCGGTATGGAAGAGGAGCTGGTCACGTCGACCGATCGCCTGATCGCCAAGGCCGTGCTGGTGGCAGTGCCCGTGGCCGTGCTGGCCATCAATGCGGTCACGATCCATCGCTATCCAAACGCGATTCCGTTGCAGGCCTCTTTGGACCGGATATTGCCGCTGCCTGCCCTGGTCAATGCGGGCCAGGTCGATGCCGAAGCGGTCAAGGCCGAATACGTCGTCGCGAAGCGGGCGATGATCTTTACCGTCCGAATCGATAACCGCAGCGACAAGCCGGTCCAGCTCGGTGAATTCAATACCGCGAACGCCGGCTTTACCAATACCGAACTGCCGGCCGTCTCTTCACGGTCTTCGTCAATCGATGCGGTTCTAAAGTTGGATGACAATACGCCGATACGCCCCGGCGAAGCGCGAACCGTCACCGTGACGGCGCAAGACGCCTTATGGGAGACCGAAAAACTGGATGGTCTGATCAACGATGCGGACAGCCGTGTCGGCGGCCTCTTGTTTCTTTACGCTAGCGAAGGCGGCGAGCGCTTTATTTCGAGCGTGTCCGCCGCCGTGATACCGAAGTTTTAA
- a CDS encoding LysR family transcriptional regulator codes for MTSLRNFDLNILVAFDVLMEELNVTRAAERMFVTQSAMSHQLHRLRQQLDDPLLIKTPSGMKPTPRALVLIGPVKDVLKDVEHLIRPPAAFDPLASQRRFVLAATDYMEILTLPALCERISRIAPGIDIHVKRTEASFPDGALENCSLDVVLGFESVLNPPSHLNRQTLFSDRMACLARKKHPMLKNGLSLTDYVALPHMLISRTGSPIGLIDQKLQEMGIERRIQLIVPHFLSAPLIVAQTDMMLSLPQRIAEQFSRFAALDVFPVPVDLPDYELAMIWHPLRDKDPALVWLRGQLADVGRTFAAL; via the coding sequence ATGACCTCGCTGAGAAATTTCGATCTGAATATTCTGGTGGCCTTCGACGTGCTGATGGAGGAGCTGAACGTGACCCGCGCCGCGGAACGGATGTTCGTGACCCAATCGGCAATGAGCCACCAGCTGCACCGGTTGCGCCAGCAACTGGACGATCCCTTGCTGATCAAAACGCCGAGCGGCATGAAACCGACGCCGAGGGCATTGGTTTTGATCGGCCCCGTTAAAGACGTCTTGAAAGACGTAGAGCATTTGATTCGGCCGCCGGCGGCATTCGACCCGCTGGCCAGCCAGCGCCGCTTCGTGCTGGCCGCGACCGATTACATGGAGATCCTGACGTTGCCCGCACTATGCGAACGGATCAGCCGAATTGCCCCCGGCATCGATATTCATGTCAAACGCACCGAAGCCTCGTTTCCGGACGGCGCGCTCGAAAACTGCAGCCTGGACGTGGTGCTCGGTTTTGAATCGGTATTGAACCCGCCCTCTCATCTCAATCGGCAGACCTTGTTCAGCGACCGCATGGCCTGTCTGGCCCGAAAGAAGCATCCGATGTTGAAAAACGGTTTGTCGCTGACCGATTATGTCGCGTTGCCGCATATGCTGATTTCCAGGACCGGAAGTCCCATCGGCCTGATCGATCAGAAATTGCAGGAAATGGGCATCGAGCGGCGTATTCAATTGATCGTGCCGCATTTTCTGTCCGCGCCGCTGATCGTTGCGCAGACCGACATGATGCTGTCGCTGCCGCAGCGGATCGCGGAGCAATTCAGCCGCTTCGCGGCGCTCGACGTTTTTCCGGTCCCGGTCGACCTGCCGGACTATGAATTGGCGATGATCTGGCATCCTTTGCGCGACAAGGATCCGGCGCTGGTCTGGCTGCGCGGGCAACTCGCCGACGTCGGCCGGACCTTTGCCGCCTTATGA
- a CDS encoding major royal jelly family protein, whose translation MNRLIKFSAILLLGVTWRAGAEGNSNFEILASLDRGPGNVTVTQEGHVIMSLHQFYAPEFSVVEMQSNHALTPFPSPASSAFASRSALKLDSVLGIRSDKNGVVWMLDNGMRGKSTPKLVGWNVRTDQLHRVIYLPPPVTGEHAFVNDFAVDLRHQRIFISDPAGGSDAALIVIDLATGAARRVLQGHSSVLPENVDLIIDGKPIQVREASGRLVRPHIGVNPITEDLNNEWVYYGPMHGHSLYRIKAADLADENLDAKTLASRVERYSDKPISDGITIDERNNIYLGELAENAIGVILADRTYRRLAQCPRLSWVDSFSFGPEGRLYAVVNRLC comes from the coding sequence ATGAATCGTTTAATCAAATTTAGCGCTATCCTGCTTTTAGGAGTAACCTGGCGGGCAGGTGCCGAGGGCAATTCGAATTTCGAGATCTTGGCCAGCCTGGACCGGGGGCCGGGCAACGTCACTGTCACTCAGGAAGGACACGTCATCATGAGTCTGCATCAGTTTTACGCGCCCGAGTTCTCGGTGGTCGAAATGCAGTCGAATCATGCGCTGACGCCGTTTCCTTCGCCGGCATCCAGTGCTTTTGCCTCGCGATCGGCATTGAAGCTCGATTCGGTTCTGGGTATCCGTTCGGACAAAAACGGCGTCGTCTGGATGCTCGATAACGGCATGCGCGGTAAGTCCACCCCGAAATTGGTCGGTTGGAATGTCCGCACCGATCAATTGCACCGCGTCATTTACTTACCTCCTCCGGTAACGGGAGAACACGCTTTCGTGAATGATTTTGCGGTCGATCTGCGTCATCAGCGTATCTTCATCAGCGATCCGGCCGGCGGCAGCGACGCGGCGCTGATCGTGATCGATCTTGCGACCGGTGCCGCGCGGCGGGTGCTGCAAGGCCATTCCAGCGTGCTTCCGGAAAACGTCGATCTGATCATCGACGGAAAACCTATTCAGGTCAGGGAAGCGTCGGGCCGTTTGGTCAGGCCGCATATCGGCGTCAATCCGATCACGGAAGACCTGAACAACGAATGGGTCTATTACGGTCCGATGCACGGGCACAGCCTGTACCGGATCAAAGCGGCCGATCTAGCCGATGAAAATCTCGATGCAAAGACGCTGGCAAGCCGGGTGGAACGCTACAGCGATAAACCCATCTCGGACGGGATCACGATAGACGAGCGGAACAATATTTATCTCGGCGAACTGGCCGAAAACGCGATCGGCGTGATTTTGGCCGATCGAACTTACCGGCGGCTCGCGCAGTGTCCGCGCTTGTCCTGGGTCGATTCCTTCAGCTTCGGGCCGGAAGGCCGCTTGTATGCGGTGGTCAACCGGCTGTGCTGA
- a CDS encoding bifunctional aminoglycoside phosphotransferase/ATP-binding protein, with amino-acid sequence MPTSSASDRDDSHRLIKNLCEGGKYPHPISEIRLVETHISWVLLTGDFAYKIKKPVDFGFLDFSTLEKRHFFCREELRLNRRFTEDLYLDVVPITGTPEHPEMGGDGPAIEYAVKIRQFPSGFILAELAKTGQLTEQEIDGMADRIADFHAHVARADPDSPYGDSENIKKWFDENFDHLNPRLTEEPQLAQLKAIQDWGLQQWQALTGLMRQRKLEGYVRECHGDLHLGNMTLLNGKIVLFDCIEFNPMLRWIDVVSEIAFLLVDLSHADCNTLAYRFLNRYLHATGDYRGLRLLRYYLVYRALVRAKVALLRQEQKNRTDGHWKPSPEYEEYMGLAEHFTETLSPLLILTHGYSGSGKSTIAGRLAEKIGAIWLRSDIERKRLYGYAATQSSGSGLDTGLYTAQAGQATYRKLAELAGEVIAAGFPVIIDAAFLKSEQRRLFRKLAADSGARFIIVDVRASKETLHQRIAHRRQQENDPSEATLAVLERQLQTAERLTDEEADRIIAIDSERDEALATLLAELAEFHRFTAS; translated from the coding sequence TTGCCAACTTCTTCAGCCTCCGACCGGGATGACAGCCACCGGTTGATCAAAAATTTATGTGAAGGAGGGAAATACCCCCACCCGATCTCTGAAATCCGTCTCGTTGAAACCCATATTTCGTGGGTGCTGCTGACGGGCGACTTCGCTTACAAGATTAAAAAGCCGGTCGATTTCGGCTTTCTCGATTTCTCGACACTGGAGAAACGGCATTTTTTTTGCCGTGAAGAATTAAGACTGAACCGGCGGTTTACCGAAGATCTTTATCTCGATGTCGTGCCGATCACCGGCACGCCGGAACATCCTGAAATGGGCGGTGACGGTCCGGCGATCGAATACGCGGTGAAAATAAGGCAGTTTCCTTCGGGATTCATTCTGGCCGAGCTGGCGAAAACAGGCCAATTGACGGAACAAGAGATCGACGGAATGGCCGATAGGATTGCCGATTTTCACGCACACGTTGCCAGAGCAGACCCGGATTCGCCTTACGGCGACAGCGAGAATATAAAAAAATGGTTCGACGAAAATTTCGATCACCTCAACCCTCGCCTCACCGAAGAACCGCAGTTGGCCCAGCTTAAGGCAATCCAGGATTGGGGATTACAGCAGTGGCAGGCTTTGACCGGACTGATGCGGCAGCGCAAGCTTGAAGGCTATGTGCGCGAATGCCACGGCGATCTGCATCTGGGCAATATGACGTTACTGAACGGCAAGATCGTTTTATTCGATTGCATCGAATTCAATCCGATGCTGCGCTGGATCGACGTCGTCAGCGAAATCGCTTTCTTGCTCGTCGACCTGTCGCACGCAGACTGCAATACGCTCGCTTACCGCTTTCTTAATCGCTATCTGCACGCGACCGGCGATTACCGGGGACTGCGGCTGTTGCGTTATTACCTGGTGTATCGGGCGCTGGTGCGCGCCAAAGTGGCGCTGCTCAGACAGGAACAGAAGAATCGGACCGACGGCCACTGGAAGCCGTCTCCGGAATACGAAGAATATATGGGGCTGGCCGAGCATTTTACCGAAACGCTCTCGCCCCTGCTGATCCTGACCCATGGCTACTCGGGATCCGGCAAATCGACGATCGCAGGCCGGCTCGCCGAAAAAATCGGCGCAATATGGCTTCGTTCCGATATCGAGCGCAAACGGCTGTACGGTTATGCGGCCACGCAATCTTCCGGCAGCGGGCTCGATACCGGGCTCTATACGGCGCAGGCCGGGCAAGCGACTTATCGGAAACTGGCCGAACTCGCGGGCGAAGTGATCGCAGCCGGCTTTCCGGTGATTATCGATGCCGCCTTTCTCAAATCGGAGCAGCGGCGGTTATTTAGAAAACTCGCCGCAGACTCCGGCGCACGATTCATTATCGTTGACGTTCGGGCTTCGAAAGAAACTCTGCACCAACGCATCGCGCATCGCCGGCAACAAGAAAACGATCCGTCCGAAGCCACGCTTGCCGTACTGGAACGGCAATTGCAAACGGCCGAGCGGCTGACGGATGAAGAAGCGGACAGGATTATCGCCATCGACAGCGAACGCGACGAGGCATTGGCAACGCTATTGGCCGAGCTGGCGGAATTTCATCGGTTTACAGCGAGTTAG
- the ettA gene encoding energy-dependent translational throttle protein EttA: MAQYIYSMNRVGKIVPPKKHILKDISLSFFPGAKIGVLGLNGSGKSTLLRIMAGIDKDIEGEAIPLKGTHIGYLPQEPQLAPNKTVRGNVEEAVAEIKAVLDRFNEVNNAFAEPDADFDALLAEQAELQEKIEAAGAWELDRKLEIAADALRLPDWDADVTKLSGGEKRRVALCRLLLSNPDMLLLDEPTNHLDAESVAWLERFLHDYPGTVVAVTHDRYFLDNVAGWILELDRGAGIPWEGNYSSWLEQKEKRLEQEEKQESSRQKAMKAELEWVRSNPKGRHAKSKARLARFEELSSVDVQKRNETQEIYIPPGPRLGDVVIHADHISKGFGDRLLISDLSFKLPPGGIVGIIGPNGAGKTTLFRMMAGIDQPDSGTLTLGQTVQLAYVDQLRDDMNPNNTVFEEISDGLDMITVGKYETPSRAYVGRFNFKGSDQQKRIGDLSGGERNRVHLAKLLKSGGNVLLLDEPTNDLDVETLRALEEALLAFPGCAVVISHDRWFLDRIATHILAFEGDSQVVWFEGNYQDYEADRHRRLGSDADNPHRIKYKKLSQ; this comes from the coding sequence ATGGCGCAATACATTTATTCAATGAACCGGGTCGGAAAAATCGTTCCGCCCAAGAAACACATATTGAAAGACATCTCGCTGTCTTTTTTTCCCGGCGCCAAGATCGGCGTGCTGGGTTTGAACGGTTCGGGAAAATCCACCCTGCTCAGGATCATGGCCGGCATCGACAAGGACATCGAAGGCGAAGCCATACCGCTGAAGGGCACTCACATCGGCTATCTGCCGCAGGAGCCCCAGCTCGCCCCCAACAAGACCGTGCGCGGCAATGTGGAAGAAGCCGTGGCCGAAATCAAGGCGGTGCTGGACCGGTTTAACGAAGTGAACAACGCTTTCGCCGAGCCCGACGCCGATTTCGACGCCTTGCTCGCCGAACAGGCCGAGCTTCAGGAAAAAATCGAGGCGGCCGGCGCCTGGGAACTGGACCGCAAACTGGAAATCGCGGCCGACGCCCTGCGTCTGCCGGATTGGGATGCCGACGTCACCAAATTGTCGGGCGGGGAAAAACGCCGCGTGGCGTTGTGCCGCCTGCTGCTGTCGAACCCCGACATGCTGCTCTTGGACGAGCCGACCAACCATCTGGACGCCGAATCGGTCGCCTGGCTGGAGCGGTTCCTGCACGATTATCCGGGCACCGTGGTCGCCGTCACCCACGACCGCTACTTTTTGGACAATGTGGCCGGCTGGATTCTGGAACTCGACCGGGGCGCCGGTATTCCTTGGGAAGGCAATTATTCCAGTTGGCTGGAACAGAAGGAGAAACGCCTGGAACAGGAGGAAAAACAGGAAAGTTCCCGGCAGAAGGCGATGAAGGCCGAGCTCGAATGGGTCCGCTCCAATCCCAAAGGCCGCCATGCCAAAAGCAAGGCCCGTCTGGCCCGCTTTGAAGAGCTGTCGTCGGTGGACGTGCAAAAACGCAACGAAACCCAGGAAATCTACATTCCGCCCGGACCCCGGCTGGGCGACGTCGTGATCCATGCGGATCACATCAGCAAGGGTTTCGGCGACCGGCTGTTGATCAGCGATTTGAGTTTCAAACTGCCGCCCGGCGGCATCGTCGGCATTATCGGCCCCAACGGCGCCGGCAAGACCACGCTGTTCCGGATGATGGCGGGAATCGATCAACCCGATTCCGGAACGTTAACGCTGGGGCAGACGGTGCAACTGGCTTACGTCGACCAATTGCGCGACGACATGAATCCGAACAATACCGTTTTCGAGGAAATTTCGGACGGCCTGGACATGATTACCGTCGGCAAGTATGAAACGCCGTCGCGCGCCTACGTCGGCCGCTTCAACTTTAAAGGCTCCGACCAGCAAAAACGCATCGGCGATCTGTCCGGCGGCGAGCGCAACCGCGTGCATCTGGCCAAACTGCTGAAAAGCGGCGGCAACGTTCTGTTACTCGACGAGCCGACCAACGATCTCGACGTGGAAACCCTGCGCGCTCTTGAAGAAGCCTTGCTGGCCTTCCCCGGCTGCGCCGTCGTGATTTCCCATGACCGCTGGTTCCTCGACCGGATCGCGACGCATATTCTTGCATTCGAGGGCGACAGTCAAGTGGTCTGGTTCGAAGGCAATTATCAGGATTACGAGGCCGACCGCCACCGCCGCCTGGGCAGCGATGCCGATAATCCGCACCGGATCAAGTATAAAAAGCTGTCTCAGTAA
- a CDS encoding (2Fe-2S) ferredoxin domain-containing protein, whose translation MSYYRYHVFFCTHHREEGACCANHDAQALRDYAKEQVKQLKLTGPRKCRVNNAGCMDRCNKGPVLVVYPEGVWYTYKNKEDVDEIIHEHLQHGRVVERLKI comes from the coding sequence ATGAGCTATTACCGATACCACGTGTTCTTTTGTACTCATCATCGCGAGGAGGGAGCTTGTTGCGCCAATCACGACGCTCAGGCTTTACGCGATTATGCCAAGGAGCAAGTCAAACAATTAAAATTGACGGGTCCCAGAAAATGCCGGGTCAACAACGCAGGCTGCATGGACCGCTGCAATAAAGGGCCGGTCCTGGTAGTCTATCCGGAAGGCGTATGGTATACCTATAAAAATAAAGAAGACGTTGACGAGATCATTCACGAGCATCTGCAACACGGACGGGTGGTCGAACGATTGAAGATCTAG